The Aliiroseovarius sediminilitoris region AGCCTTGACGCCTGATCACGATGACGACGAGATCACTGGCGTCTATATCCTGTCGATGGACATCACGCAGGAAGCGCAGGCCCGCGCCGCCTTGACGCAAACCCGGAAACGCGAACTCGCTGCCCAGCTGACATCGGGCGTCGCGCATGATTTTTCGAACCTGCTGACCATCATCCTTGGACTGCAAAGCCGCCTTGCTCAGATGCCGCTGGGCGAAGAGGCGCAAAAGATGGTCGCGGCCACCACCAGAGCGGTGCGCAGGGGCGGAACGCTGCTGGACCGGATCGCCTCGATCTCGGGGCGGCGCGAGTTGCATTTCGAACCCACCCTAGTGCCCGACATGCTGCGTGGCTTGGAAACACTGGCACGGTCCACCTTGCCGGACGGGATCGACTTGAAGATCGACGTGTCCGAACTTGGTGATCCAATCGTTCTGGATGCCGGCGCCGTGCAGGACGGGATATTGAACCTCATCCTAAACGCCACCCACGCAATCGGGGCGGGACCGGGCACAATTCACCTGACCGCGCGCCCGATCCGCGAAACCTGGGTGGAATTTCGCGTCACCGATACCGGCCCCGGCTTCGCGCCCAAGGCCCTGGAGCATGCGCTGGACCCGTTCTTCACCACCAAAGGGGGCGAAGGGTCGGGCCTGGGCCTGTCCATGGTCTATGATCAGACAAAGGTGGCCGGCGGACAGTTGAAACTGTCCAACTCGGCCGAAACCGGGGGGGCAGTGGTTTCAATCCGCCTGCCCCTTCGCAAACCGCTGCAACCCATTTCGCCGCGCCTTGTTCTTCTGATCGAAGACAATGAAGATATCCGCACCTCGGTCCGTGACATGCTGACCACCATGGGCCATCAGGTGATCGAGGCGACATCGGCAGAAGAGGCGCTGGGGCTTGTCGATCTGGACGGGCTTGGCCTGATCCTCAGCGATGTGATGCTGGAAGGCGCGCAGACCGGACCGGAGTTTTTGAAGGGCTTGCGCGCGGCAGGGATAAATGTCCCTATGCTGGTCATGACATCCCTTCCCCCGGACGATCCACGCCGCGCCGAGGCCGGTTTTCCGGTTCTGGCCAAGCCTTTTACGCAGGGCGAACTTGCCACCTTTCTGTCAGACGAGGTTCGAATATGACCCAACCCATGGTTGCCATCCTCGATGACGAACCTGAAATCCGCCGTATGCTTTCTGACGCGCTTGAAGACGCTGGTTTTCGCACCGCCAGTTTCGCCCGCGCCACGGAATTCGAGGCCGCGCTGAACGCCATGTCCCCTGATGTCTGCCTGGTCGACCTTGGTCTGCCGGATCGCGACGGGCTGACGCTGGTGCACCGGCTGGCGCTGGAAAGCGGGGCGTCGGTCATCATCATCTCTGGCCGCACGCAGGTGCAGGATCGGGTAACAGGGTTGGAATTGGGGGCGGATGATTACATCGTCAAACCCTTTGAACCGTCCGAGGTCGTAGCCCGCGTCCGCGCCCGGCTGCGCAGCCCGAAATCAAGTTTGAAATCGTCCCAAACCGCGCGTTTCAACGGCTGGACCGCCCATTTCGACAGCTACATCCTTGAAGATGAAAGCGGCGAAGAAACAGCGTTTTCCCACGCCGAAGGTGAAGTGCTGCGGCTGTTCCTTGACGCCCCCAAGCGCCTGATCTCCCGCGCGCAGATGCAGGAAACATTGGGCGGCGTTGCTGGAGAAAGCTTCGACCGCGCCATGGACGTCCGCATCTCGCGCCTGCGCACCAAGTTGAAGGAAGACCCAAAAAACCCGCGCCTGATCAAGACGATCTATGGCGCGGGATATATTTTTCTGGGGGATGTGAAGTGGGGGTGAGGCGCTGCGTTTCTGTCTGCCCGCGTTCAGGGGTCGGACAGGGCTTCAAAGCCTCATAGCCGGATCTGATAGGACGTCACACGCCCGCGAAAGTACGGCTCGTAAGCACCGTCTACTACATAACCGACTTCCGCTTCTGCCGGAACGCGACGCCCGCCGATATCGGTATATGAGCTGAACAACCCACGCCATTCGCGCAACACGGTTTTCCCCTCGGAAGTATCGGGGCGTTTCTCGGCATAGACTTCGACGATGTCGCCGACATCGTCGAAGGTGAACTGCACGATTGCCGCCCCATCGGGCAGGGGCAGCCTGGCTTCCACAACTTGCGCGTCCACTTCACGCCAAGAAATGGACGGGTTGGTCAATATTGCATCTGGCGCCCAAGGAAGTTCGGCAACATAACGCATCGCCTCGCCCAGATCAGCATCAGCACCTTCAAATCTGGCCACCCGCACTGCACCAAGCAATCGCGCCTCCAGCAATCCGGCACCATCAACGAAACTGTCCAGAACACGCACCACTGGCAAGGGCCAGCCCGTTCCGTCTGCCACCCAAACAAATCCCGGCCTAGTGATCGCGATGTGTTGATGAGCGGTCATTTTGCTCCATTTTTCGCCCTGTCGCAGCTCTAGGTCTTGCGTAAACTCGACGACGCGCGGAACACCATTTTCTGCCGCATGACCTCGCTGGGCAAAACGGCGCACCACCTCTGGTAGATTATTGTCTGGCCGGACCGCCAAAACCGGTCCAGTCAGCAATCTGCTGATTTGTCGGTTGATTTCAGCCGTGAACCATTGGGCTGAAATCACAAGGAAAGCGGTGGCGGCAACGAGTAATCCGACACCGGTAAGGAAGATAATTTTCATCATACACCTCGAATTTTCACTCAAGGCGACCCTTACCAAAAATACGGGCAGTCCGCTTTGACACACCGCAATCGTGCGATCGATTCGACCCTGCCCGGTGGCCCTTACTGCGCCGCGATGGAGTTGGTTCTCTCGACCTTCACCGCTGCAAACTTCATTTCCGCAATCTTGCCATAGGGGTCCAGCGCCGGGTTGGTCAGCATGTTGGCCGCCGCTTCGACATAGGCAAACGGCAGGAACACCATGTTTTCAGCCACACCATAATCAGCGCGGACCATCACTTCGATGGATCCGCGGCGGGTGGTCAGGCGCACCATGTCGCCCGGCTCGACCCCCATTTCGCGAAGGGTCTTGGGGTTCATGGAACAGTTCGCCTCCGGCTCGATGGCGTCCAGCACGGTGGCGCGGCGGGTCATGGACCCGGTGTGCCAGTGCTCCAATTGTCGCCCGGTGGTTAACACCATAGGATAGTCGGCGTCGGGCAATTCGGCCGGCGGCAGGATGGCCGCTGGTGTGAAGCGCGCGCGCTTGTTTGCGCGCGGGAAACCGTCGCCGAACACGACGGCCTGTCCCGGATCTTCGGGGGACAGGGATGGATATGTCACCGCATTCTGCGCCTCTAACCGGCTCCACGTGATGTTGTTAAGCGATGGCATCAGGCGGCCCATTTCGGCAAACACTTCGCTTGGGTGGGTATATGTCCAATCCAGCCCCAGACGCTTCGCCAGTTCAACCGTGATCCACCAATCCTCTTTCGCCTCATCCGGGGGCGGGACGGCGGGGCGGCCCATCTGCACCTGCCGGTTTGTGTTGGACACGGTGCCGGTTTTCTCGGCAAACGCAGCGGCGGGCAGGACGACATCGGCATAGCTGGCGGTTTCAGTCAGGAAGATGTCCTGACTGACCAGAAATTCCATCCGCTCCAAAGCCTCGCGCACATGGGTGATGTCGGGATCAGACATGGCCGGGTTTTCGCCCAGGATATACATGCCCTTGATGCGACCATCATGCACGGCGTCCATGATTTCGACCACCGTCAGGCCGGGCTGGTCGGACAAGTTATCCACACCCCATTCGGCGCTGAACTCGGCCAGAACAGCGGGGTCTTTCACCGACTTGTAATCCGGCAGGAACATCGGGATCAGACCGGCATCCGACGCGCCCTGCACGTTGTTCTGCCCCCGCAGCGGGTGCAGGCCCGTGCCCGAACGCCCAACATTGCCAGTCATCAACGCCAGCGAGATCAGGCAGCGGGAATTGTCTGTGCCGTGCACGTGCTGGCTGATACCCATGCCCCAGAAAATCATCCCGGCCTTACCTGCCGCAAAGGTGCGGGCGGTTTCGCGCAGGGTTTCGGCGGGGATGCCGCAAATCTCGGCCATATCCTCGGGCGGGAACGCTTTCAGGTGCTCGCGCATCGCCTCCCAATTCTCGGTATGCTTGGCGATATAGGCGTCGTCGGTCAGACCTTCTTCGGCGATCACATGCATGATCGCGTTCAGCATCGACACATCGCCGCCCGGCTTGAACTGCAACATATGCGTGGCGAACCGGCTAAGCGAAGTGCCGCGCGGGTCCATCACGATCAGCTTGCCACCGCGCTTTGTGAACTGTTTGAAATATGTCGCCGCGACCGGATGGTTTTCGATCGGGTTCGAGCCGATGACGATGGCAACATCCGCGTTTTCAATCTCGTTGAACGTGGCGGTCACGGCACCCGAGCCGACGTTTTCCAGCAGCGCCGACACCGACGACGCGTGGCACAATCGGGTGCAGTGGTCCACGTTGTTATGACCAAAACCGGTGCGGATCAGCTTTTGAAACAGATAGGCTTCTTCATTGGTGCATTTGGCCGACCCAAACCCGGACACTGCGTCACCGCCATAGGTGTCGCGCAGCTTGGCAAGCCCGTTTGCCGCGTAATCCAGCGCCTCATCCCAAGTTGCCTCGCGGAAATGGGTCAGCGGGTTGGCGGGATCGACGTTCAACCCCTTGGGTGCGCCTTCCTTGCGGATCAGGGGTTTGGTCAGCCGGTGGTCGTGGTTGATATAGTCAAAGCCGAACCGGCCCTTCACGCACAGGCGGCCTTCGTTCGCGGGGCCGTTGATGCCTTCGACATACACGACCTTGTCGTCCTTCACGCGCAGGCTGACCTGGCAACCCACGCCGCAGAAGGGGCAGATGCTTTCGACCTCGCGGTCATAATCCTGCGTGTCCTTGACCTTGGCGGGCATCAGCGCGCCAGTGGGGCAGGCCTGCACACACTCGCCGCAGGCCACGCAAGTTGACGCGCCCATCGGGTCGGCAATGTCAAAGACAGGATAGGCGTCATGCCCGCGCCCGGCCATACCGATCACGTCGTTGACCTGCACTTCGCGGCAGGCACGGACGCACAGGTTACATTGAATACAGGCGTCCAGATTGACGCTCATCGCGACATGACTGTCATCCAGCAACGGGATGCGCCCGGATTCCAGCTTCGGGAAGCGGCTGGATGCCACACCGGTCAGATCGGCCATGTCCAACAAATGTGACGAGGCATCATGCGGGGTGTCAGGCTGGTCGGCCATCAACAGTTCAACCACCATCTTGCGAGCCTGGCGCGCGCGCGCATTGTCGGTGGTGACAACCATTCCTTGGGTCGGTTGCCGGATGCACGAGGCCGCCAACACACGTTCGCCCTCGATCTCGACCACGCAGGCGCGGCAGTTGCCATCGGCACGCAGGTCCGGCACATCCTTGTGGCACAAATGCGGAATCGGGGTGCCCTGCCGCTTTGCCACATCCCAGATGCTTTCGCCTTCGTGGGCGACCACGTCCTGCCCGTCCAAGGTGAATTTGATGCCATCGCTCATGGAAACCTCCGTCTGATGCAGGGCATTATAAACCACGTGTGGCCGTGCGTCAGTCTTACAATCCCGACACCCCACGCCGATTTTGCGCCAGCCCCCCTTTCCGAATTGGATCCAATTCACTAGCAATGAGCCGAAAGGATTCTTCATGACCACAATCACGCTGATCCGCCACGGCCAGGCCAACAACACAGCGACCGACGAAGCAGGCTATGATCGGCTGTCCGATCTGGGCCGCCAGCAGTCTCGTTGGCTGGGGGATTACATGCGCAACACCGGGCAGCGTTACAGAAAGGTTTACACCGGCACGCTGACGCGGCACCGCCAGACAGCACAGGAATGGGGCGCGGATGACTTCACACAGGACGCCCGACTGGACGAGGTGCGCTATTTCGACCTGTCCGAACGGATGCACACCCAGTTCGGCATCCCGCATCCGCGCACCCATGAAGATTTCATCAACCATCTGCCGCTGACCTTCTCGGCCTGGCAGGAAGGCAAAATCGACGACGTGCCAGAGACCTTCCACGATTTTCAAACCCGCGTCAGCGACGTGATTCACGACATCGCCGAACAGGGCGAGGATGCGATCATCTTTACCTCAGGCGGCTTGATCGGCATGGCAACGCGGGTGGTAATGGGCCTTGAAATCGGCGCGTTCACCCGCACGATCCTGCCGATCATGAACAGCTCGGTCCACCGGATGCGCCTGACACCTGCCGGGCTCAGCTTGATCCAGTTCAACGCTGTTCCGCATCTGGAACCCACCGACCGACACCACGCGCAGACCCATTTTTAAGGAGCTTTCACCATGACACATCTGTGGGTTCGCGCCGAACAGCGTCAGAACGAAGACCGCGTGGGGCTGACGCCTGACGGTGCGAAAGCGTTGATTCATGCCGGCCTGCGCGTGACGGTCGAAGAAAGCCGGGTCCGCGCCATCGGCATCGACGGCTACCGCGACGCAGGCTGCGAGATTGCGCCGGAAAACAGCTGGCCCAACGCGCCGAAAGACGCCATCATTTTCGGTCTGAAAGAGCTGCCCGAGGACGGCACCCCCCTTCCCCACTGCCACATCATGTTCGGCCACGCCTTCAAGGGCCAGCATTCTGGCCGTGCGTTGCTGGAGAGGTTCAAGGCAGGGGGTGGCACGCTCTATGACCTCGAATATCTGGTCGACGAAACTGGGCGGCGTGTGGCGGCGTTCGGCTATTGGGCCGGGTTTGCGGGCGCAGCGGTGACACTGAAAGCATGGGCCGCGCAACAACACGGGAAGCTATGCGGTCCCGTTGGAGCCTACAAGAACAAGGACGCGTTGCTGGACGAGCTTCGCTCCGAACTTAATGCCACCAATACCCCCCGCCCGACCGCCATCGTCATCGGCGCGTTGGGTCGCGTTGGCACAGGGGCGTCTGATTTGATGGAGGCGATGGGTGTCACCGTCACCAAATGGGACATGGCGGAAACCGCCAGCGGTGGCCCCTTCCCCGAGATCCTTGACCACAACCTGTTCATCAACTGCATCCTCGCCGGACCCCAAACGCCGGTGTTCGTGGCGCGCAATGCACTGACGGCTAATCGCACGCTGACCGTCATCGGTGACGTGGCTTGCGACCCGGACAGCGACTACAACCCCGTGCCGGTCTATGACCACGCGACCAGTTGGGACGCCCCCGTCCTGCGCGTGGCGGACAACCCCGTGCTGGATGTGATGGCAATCGACAACTTGCCGTCTATGCTGCCCTTGGAAAGTTCCATCGACTACGCCGGACAGCTTCTGCCGTCGCTTCTGACCCTGACCGATCTGACGACGGGGGTCTGGGGCCGAGCCAAGGCGACGTTCCGCACCCATTTGAAGGACATCTGATTTGGAAACCTTGATCGGCAGCGCCGCCGGCGTCATCAGCACCATCTGTTGGTTGCCGCAAACCCTTCGGGCCTGGCGCACGCGGCAAACGGCGGATTTATCCCTGCCAACGAACCTGATGGTCTTCGCCTCGATCGGGTTATGGCTGATCTATGGCCTGATGCTCGACGCGTGGCCTATGGTCATTGCAAACGCAATTGCCTTGGTGATGGTGGGGTCCATCATCACCGCCAAACTGAAATTCGGCTGAAAGGAAGCCCTGACATGACAATCCATTGGTGTGGCACCGGCCTGTCGGCCATCCCCGGCCTGCGTCGCTTGCTAGAGTCCGGTCGCAACGTCGTAGTCTGGAACCGGACCGTCGACAAGGCGCGCGAGGCCGTCGGCGATCTCACCAAAAATATCCGCGCCTTCGATCTGGACGCCGTGACCG contains the following coding sequences:
- a CDS encoding saccharopine dehydrogenase — its product is MTHLWVRAEQRQNEDRVGLTPDGAKALIHAGLRVTVEESRVRAIGIDGYRDAGCEIAPENSWPNAPKDAIIFGLKELPEDGTPLPHCHIMFGHAFKGQHSGRALLERFKAGGGTLYDLEYLVDETGRRVAAFGYWAGFAGAAVTLKAWAAQQHGKLCGPVGAYKNKDALLDELRSELNATNTPRPTAIVIGALGRVGTGASDLMEAMGVTVTKWDMAETASGGPFPEILDHNLFINCILAGPQTPVFVARNALTANRTLTVIGDVACDPDSDYNPVPVYDHATSWDAPVLRVADNPVLDVMAIDNLPSMLPLESSIDYAGQLLPSLLTLTDLTTGVWGRAKATFRTHLKDI
- a CDS encoding histidine phosphatase family protein gives rise to the protein MTTITLIRHGQANNTATDEAGYDRLSDLGRQQSRWLGDYMRNTGQRYRKVYTGTLTRHRQTAQEWGADDFTQDARLDEVRYFDLSERMHTQFGIPHPRTHEDFINHLPLTFSAWQEGKIDDVPETFHDFQTRVSDVIHDIAEQGEDAIIFTSGGLIGMATRVVMGLEIGAFTRTILPIMNSSVHRMRLTPAGLSLIQFNAVPHLEPTDRHHAQTHF
- the fdhF gene encoding formate dehydrogenase subunit alpha → MSDGIKFTLDGQDVVAHEGESIWDVAKRQGTPIPHLCHKDVPDLRADGNCRACVVEIEGERVLAASCIRQPTQGMVVTTDNARARQARKMVVELLMADQPDTPHDASSHLLDMADLTGVASSRFPKLESGRIPLLDDSHVAMSVNLDACIQCNLCVRACREVQVNDVIGMAGRGHDAYPVFDIADPMGASTCVACGECVQACPTGALMPAKVKDTQDYDREVESICPFCGVGCQVSLRVKDDKVVYVEGINGPANEGRLCVKGRFGFDYINHDHRLTKPLIRKEGAPKGLNVDPANPLTHFREATWDEALDYAANGLAKLRDTYGGDAVSGFGSAKCTNEEAYLFQKLIRTGFGHNNVDHCTRLCHASSVSALLENVGSGAVTATFNEIENADVAIVIGSNPIENHPVAATYFKQFTKRGGKLIVMDPRGTSLSRFATHMLQFKPGGDVSMLNAIMHVIAEEGLTDDAYIAKHTENWEAMREHLKAFPPEDMAEICGIPAETLRETARTFAAGKAGMIFWGMGISQHVHGTDNSRCLISLALMTGNVGRSGTGLHPLRGQNNVQGASDAGLIPMFLPDYKSVKDPAVLAEFSAEWGVDNLSDQPGLTVVEIMDAVHDGRIKGMYILGENPAMSDPDITHVREALERMEFLVSQDIFLTETASYADVVLPAAAFAEKTGTVSNTNRQVQMGRPAVPPPDEAKEDWWITVELAKRLGLDWTYTHPSEVFAEMGRLMPSLNNITWSRLEAQNAVTYPSLSPEDPGQAVVFGDGFPRANKRARFTPAAILPPAELPDADYPMVLTTGRQLEHWHTGSMTRRATVLDAIEPEANCSMNPKTLREMGVEPGDMVRLTTRRGSIEVMVRADYGVAENMVFLPFAYVEAAANMLTNPALDPYGKIAEMKFAAVKVERTNSIAAQ
- a CDS encoding SemiSWEET family sugar transporter translates to METLIGSAAGVISTICWLPQTLRAWRTRQTADLSLPTNLMVFASIGLWLIYGLMLDAWPMVIANAIALVMVGSIITAKLKFG
- a CDS encoding DUF6544 family protein; the encoded protein is MMKIIFLTGVGLLVAATAFLVISAQWFTAEINRQISRLLTGPVLAVRPDNNLPEVVRRFAQRGHAAENGVPRVVEFTQDLELRQGEKWSKMTAHQHIAITRPGFVWVADGTGWPLPVVRVLDSFVDGAGLLEARLLGAVRVARFEGADADLGEAMRYVAELPWAPDAILTNPSISWREVDAQVVEARLPLPDGAAIVQFTFDDVGDIVEVYAEKRPDTSEGKTVLREWRGLFSSYTDIGGRRVPAEAEVGYVVDGAYEPYFRGRVTSYQIRL
- a CDS encoding response regulator transcription factor; translated protein: MTQPMVAILDDEPEIRRMLSDALEDAGFRTASFARATEFEAALNAMSPDVCLVDLGLPDRDGLTLVHRLALESGASVIIISGRTQVQDRVTGLELGADDYIVKPFEPSEVVARVRARLRSPKSSLKSSQTARFNGWTAHFDSYILEDESGEETAFSHAEGEVLRLFLDAPKRLISRAQMQETLGGVAGESFDRAMDVRISRLRTKLKEDPKNPRLIKTIYGAGYIFLGDVKWG
- a CDS encoding hybrid sensor histidine kinase/response regulator; protein product: MAKNSTETSALTQAGLNLIQQALSIYDRKLQLVVGNRQFQQMFDLPDHLVTPGAEFSDTIRYLAERGDYGAVGDIESFVTSRVQQALAFEPHYMERTRANGRVISVEGHPLSQGGWVTVYTDITPIKRQEALLRARSEELSDQVLAYTEELTQTNRALASANSALEETKRELTEMESRTRLTAEMMPAHIARIDRDRRYTFSNRRLGDVMPGRPSDLVGLHASAALGDEFYNRISPYFARAFTGEPSVFELVDDASGRRIRVALTPDHDDDEITGVYILSMDITQEAQARAALTQTRKRELAAQLTSGVAHDFSNLLTIILGLQSRLAQMPLGEEAQKMVAATTRAVRRGGTLLDRIASISGRRELHFEPTLVPDMLRGLETLARSTLPDGIDLKIDVSELGDPIVLDAGAVQDGILNLILNATHAIGAGPGTIHLTARPIRETWVEFRVTDTGPGFAPKALEHALDPFFTTKGGEGSGLGLSMVYDQTKVAGGQLKLSNSAETGGAVVSIRLPLRKPLQPISPRLVLLIEDNEDIRTSVRDMLTTMGHQVIEATSAEEALGLVDLDGLGLILSDVMLEGAQTGPEFLKGLRAAGINVPMLVMTSLPPDDPRRAEAGFPVLAKPFTQGELATFLSDEVRI